The segment CACCTGCCTTCTCTCTTCATGACCAAGACGGTAACCTAGTTAATCTCGCTGATTTTACTGGTAAAAAAGTACTTTTCTACTTTTACCCAAAAGCAATGACCCCAGGTTGTACCGTTCAAGCTCAAGGTCTGCGTGACACTAAAGCGGAATTGGATGCTCATAACGTTGTGGTACTTGGCGTCAGTATTGACCCGGTAAAGCGTCTCGGTAAATTTATCGAGCGTGACAACCTAAACTTCACCCTACTGTCTGATGAAGATCATGCCGTTGCGGAACAGTTTGGTGTGTGGGGCGAGAAGAAGTTCATGGGCAAAGTGTACGATGGTTTGCACCGCATCAGCTTTTTGATTGATGAAAACGGTACGATTGAACACGTGTTCAATAAATTTAA is part of the Vibrio ponticus genome and harbors:
- the bcp gene encoding thioredoxin-dependent thiol peroxidase; translated protein: MNTLTAGSPAPAFSLHDQDGNLVNLADFTGKKVLFYFYPKAMTPGCTVQAQGLRDTKAELDAHNVVVLGVSIDPVKRLGKFIERDNLNFTLLSDEDHAVAEQFGVWGEKKFMGKVYDGLHRISFLIDENGTIEHVFNKFKTKDHHEVVLNYLNNK